TCTTGGCGTTCGATTGCAGCTCGCTGGCGCCCTCTTTGATCGAGAGCGAGCTCTTCGGTCACGTGAAAGGCTCGTTCTCGGGCGCAATCGCGACGAAGCAAGGCCTATTCGAGGTTGCCGATGAAGGCTCTCTCTTCCTCGATGAAGTCGCCAATATCAGCCTGGAGACTCAGGGAAAACTCTTGCGAGTCCTCGAGACCATGCAGGTCAAGAAAGTGGGGGACACCGTCGAGCACCAAGTGAACATACGCCTGATCGCTGCGACCAACAAGAATCTGCTCGAAATGGTGAAAGACGCTGCGTTCCGGGAGGATCTCTATTATCGTCTCAACGTCGTGCCCATCCACGTGCCCCCGCTCAGAGAGCGCAGAGGAGACATTGCGCGACTCGCGATGACGTTCCTCGAACGCTACCGCAAGAATTATCAATTCAAGGCCCGACTTTTCTCACCGGCAGCCATGCGCCTCATGGAGAGCCATTCCTGGCCCGGCAACGTGCGCGAGCTCAAGAACATCGTGGAGCGCATAGCCATCATGTGCGACTCGGAAGAGATTGAGCCTCATCATTTGCCCCCGGAAATGCAGCAGGCTTCGCTCCCGCCTTCGTCAGTCAACATACCGCGCACATGGGAAGAGTTCAGAGCTCTGAAGCGACAGATGTGCGAATCCATTGTTGAGGAGCTCGAATGTCGTTTCATCATGCAGGCGCTCGAACGCTCGAACGGCAACGTGAGCAAGGCGGCGCAGGAAGTCGGCATGCAGCGCACAAACTTCCACGCACTCATGCGCAAGTACGGCCTGACGTCGAAGGATCTGGCGTAGT
The genomic region above belongs to Candidatus Eisenbacteria bacterium and contains:
- a CDS encoding sigma-54 dependent transcriptional regulator, which translates into the protein MTESRQQDPHTAHRILIIDEDRRGFEGIIGESPVMECVFKLIQRVAPTQGTVLITGESGTGKEMVARAIHNLSPRKDKPFLAFDCSSLAPSLIESELFGHVKGSFSGAIATKQGLFEVADEGSLFLDEVANISLETQGKLLRVLETMQVKKVGDTVEHQVNIRLIAATNKNLLEMVKDAAFREDLYYRLNVVPIHVPPLRERRGDIARLAMTFLERYRKNYQFKARLFSPAAMRLMESHSWPGNVRELKNIVERIAIMCDSEEIEPHHLPPEMQQASLPPSSVNIPRTWEEFRALKRQMCESIVEELECRFIMQALERSNGNVSKAAQEVGMQRTNFHALMRKYGLTSKDLA